The Pseudooceanicola aestuarii genomic sequence ACCGGGATGCATACCGCCGACATCGCGCGTCTGGGCATCGCGCTGGTGCCCGAGAACATGGGAATTTTCGGCGGGCTGACCGTACAGGAAAATCTGGTCCTGGCCACCACCACGGGACGGTTCGATGCCGACCGGCTGGACCGGGTCCAGACCCTGTTTCCGGCGCTGAAGACGTTCTGGACCAAACAGGCCTGGTCCCTGTCGGGCGGGCAGAAACAGATGCTGGCCGTCGCCCGTGCCATCATCGAACCGCGCGCGCTGATCCTGATCGACGAACCGACCAAGGGGCTGGCCCCGTCGATCGTGGATGCCATGGCCGACGCCTTTGCAGAGATCGCGCAGACGACCACCATCTTGTTGGTGGAGCAGAATTTCGAATTCGCGAAATCGCTGGGCCGCGACATGGCGGTGATCGACGATGGCCGCGTGGTGCATCGCGGCACCATGGCGGAATTCGCGGCGGATGCGGATCTACAGGGCAGATTGATCGGGATATCGGCATGACACGGATAATCGACAAGATGGGCGGCGTGATGCTGCTGCCCCTGGCGCTGGCGGCGCTTGGTTTTGTGCTGATCGGCAGCCCGTCCAGCTGGGCGACGCTGACGGTGGCAGGGCTGGCGATGGGGATGATGATCTTTCTCATGGCGTCGGGGCTGTCATTGGTCTTCGGGCTGATGGATGTGCTGAATTTCGGCCATTCCGCCTTTGTCTCCTTTGGCGCGTTCATCGCGGCGACGGTGTTGGCGGCGCTTGGCGGATGGCTGGGATCGGACAGCGTATTTCTGAACGCCGCCGCGCTGGTCGCGGCGATCGCGGCGGCGCTGGTCTTTGGTCTGGCGGCGGGCTGGTTCTTTGAGACGGTGATCATCCGCCCGGTTTATTCGGACCACCTGCGGCAGATCCTGATCACCATGGGCGCGTTGATCGTGGCCGAACAGATCATCCTGGCGATCTGGGGCGGATCGCCCATCAACGTGCCGCGCCCGCAGTTCCTCGAAGGTTCCTGGATCATCGGCGATGTCTCGATCGAGATCTATCGCGGCTTTGCCTTCGGGCTGGGCGCGTTGGTCTACCTGGCGCTGTACCTGGTGCTGAACCGCACCCGGATCGGGCTGCTGATCCGCGCCGGCGTCGAGAACCGGGAGATGGTGGAAACCCTGGGCTTTCGCATCGACCGGCTGTTCATCGGGGTCTTCATGCTCGGCTCTGCGCTGGCGGCGTTGGGCGGTGCCATGTGGGCCGGCTACGAAACGCTGATCACCCCCTCGCTGGGGGCGGAGATGATGATCGTGGTCTTCATCGTGGTGATCATCGGCGGCCTCGGCTCTGTCCAGGGGACGCTGCTGGGCGCGCTGCTGGTCGGGCTGGTGGCGAATTACGTCGGCTTTCTGGCGCCCAAGATGGCGCTGGCCTCCAACATGCTGTTGATGATGGCCATTCTTCTGTGGCGGCCCAACGGCCTGAAACCGGCGGTGACGTGATGACCGGCAATGCAATCGTGAAAACCTGTGTTCTGGCCATCGCCGCCTGCCTGCTGTTCGC encodes the following:
- a CDS encoding ABC transporter ATP-binding protein; the protein is MTLLSLSNMQTRIDQYAVLHDVTLDVPEGGVFVLLGRNGAGKTTTLRSIMGLWKPSPGSVKFRGQDITGMHTADIARLGIALVPENMGIFGGLTVQENLVLATTTGRFDADRLDRVQTLFPALKTFWTKQAWSLSGGQKQMLAVARAIIEPRALILIDEPTKGLAPSIVDAMADAFAEIAQTTTILLVEQNFEFAKSLGRDMAVIDDGRVVHRGTMAEFAADADLQGRLIGISA
- a CDS encoding branched-chain amino acid ABC transporter permease → MTRIIDKMGGVMLLPLALAALGFVLIGSPSSWATLTVAGLAMGMMIFLMASGLSLVFGLMDVLNFGHSAFVSFGAFIAATVLAALGGWLGSDSVFLNAAALVAAIAAALVFGLAAGWFFETVIIRPVYSDHLRQILITMGALIVAEQIILAIWGGSPINVPRPQFLEGSWIIGDVSIEIYRGFAFGLGALVYLALYLVLNRTRIGLLIRAGVENREMVETLGFRIDRLFIGVFMLGSALAALGGAMWAGYETLITPSLGAEMMIVVFIVVIIGGLGSVQGTLLGALLVGLVANYVGFLAPKMALASNMLLMMAILLWRPNGLKPAVT